In Thunnus thynnus chromosome 13, fThuThy2.1, whole genome shotgun sequence, the following proteins share a genomic window:
- the ripk4 gene encoding receptor-interacting serine/threonine-protein kinase 4, with amino-acid sequence MDVPDSPHGNMGLLRTFDSSEFGSWEKIGSGGFGQVYKVRHVQWKTWLAIKCPPCLHVDDKERSELLEEAKKMEAAKFRYILPVYGICEDPQGLVMEYMETGSLETLLATEPLPWELRFRIIHETAVGMNFLHCMNPPLLHLDLKPANILLDAHYHVKISDFGLARWNGLSRADDISRDGFCGTIAYLPPESIIEKDRVSDTKHDVYSFSIVIWGILTQKKPYQGENNILQIMVKVVKGVRPDMGAVPRCRPSACSGFLSLMQRCWATNPAARPSFQEITSEAEELCSKPQEEPKTPTSSTSEPEPSPCDALTADQIKDNKPVRPKSAMLPEKDYSLSELLSQVDSGISRSFDRVKEDSCHSKENTCKRLSGISSADSAFSSQDSITLSFEKENTCDSAEVQKRKLCEAIRTKDTAKLMKILQPQDVDLLLDGGGSLLHHAITMANEEAVKFLLLNNANPNLANARGSTPLHLATEKHLKPLAELLLGRRSTSVNAKDEDQYTALHWAAQNGDEAITRLLLDRGAAINETDGQGRTPAHVACQHGQENVIRVLLSRGADVRIKGKDNWTALHLAAWQGHLGIVKLLIKQAGADVDGQTTDGRTPLHLASQRGQYRVARILIELGADVHMTSAGFSTPLHVAAETGHTSTSRLLIKHHADIHAQNTQGLTPLHLASQRGHLATVKMLIEEGADPYKCNQALRTPCHLAAESGHCEVLKELLLHCPDSGSLSDEQGLSPLHLAVQGGYSNIITMLLPQDCQDLVTESSVQPESEQPAPPEAKQLQRKVVILKLTEHNDKDSPQSASSQCTSAPC; translated from the exons ATGGATGTCCCGGATTCTCCACATGGGAATATGGGGCTGTTAAGGACCTTTGATTCCTCTGAGTTTGGTAGCTGGGAGAAAATAGGCTCAGGTGGATTTGGACAAGTATACAAAGTCCGGCACGTACAGTGGAAAACATGGCTGGCTATCAAGTGCCCTCCCTGCCTTCATGTGGATGATAA GGAGCGTTCAGAGCTACTCGAGGAGGCTAAGAAGATGGAGGCGGCTAAGTTCCGATACATCCTGCCTGTTTATGGGATCTGTGAGGACCCCCAGGGCCTCGTAATGGAGTACATGGAGACCGGCTCCCTGGAGACCCTGCTGGCCACTGAACCGCTGCCCTGGGAGCTGCGCTTCCGCATCATTCACGAGACAGCGGTGGGCATGAACTTCCTGCACTGCATGAACCCACCCCTGCTCCACCTGGACCTGAAGCCAGCCAACATCCTGCTGGATGCTCACTATCATGTCAAG ATATCAGATTTTGGCCTGGCCCGGTGGAACGGCCTGTCACGGGCCGACGATATCAGCAGGGACGGTTTCTGTGGCACCATTGCCTACCTGCCACCTGAGAGCATCATCGAGAAGGACAGAGTGTCAGACACCAAGCATGATGTATACAG TTTCTCCATCGTCATCTGGGGCATTCTCACACAGAAGAAACCTTACCAAG gagAGAATAATATCCTGCAGATCATGGTGAAAGTTGTGAAAGGGGTGCGTCCGGACATGGGGGCAGTGCCACGCTGTCGCCCATCAGCCTGTTCAGGATTCCTGAGCCTCATGCAGCGCTGCTGGGCCACAAACCCTGCCGCCAGACCCAGCTTCCAGG AAATCACATCTGAAGCTGAGGAGCTGTGCTCCAAACCTCAAGAGGAGCCCAAGACTCCAACCTCGTCTACATCAGAGCCGGAGCCCTCGCCCTGTGATGCACTCACTGCTGACCAG ATTAAAGACAACAAGCCAGTGCGTCCAAAGTCAGCCATGTTGCCAGAAAAAGATTACAGCCTCTCAGAGCTGCTGAGCCAAGTGGATTCTGGGATCTCTAGGAGCTTTGATAGAGTGAAGGAGGATAGCTGCCACAGCAAAGAGAATACATGCAAGAGACTATCTGGCATCTCCTCTGCTGATTCAGCCTTCTCCTCCCAAGACTCTATAACACTTTCTtttgagaaagaaaacacatgtG ATTCTGCTGAGGTCCAAAAGCGGAAGCTATGTGAAGCCATCAGGACCAAGGACACTGCTAAGCTGATGAAGATCCTCCAACCTCAGGATGTTGATCTTCTCCTCGATGGAGGAGGCAGCCTGCTCCACCACGCCATCACCATGGCCAATGAGGAGGCTGTTAAATTCCTCCTCCTGAACAACGCCAATCCCAACCTCGCCAATGCCCGTGGCTCCACACCCCTCCACCTGGCCACAGAGAAGCACCTGAAGCCCCTGGCAGAACTTCTGCTTGGTCGGCGCAGCACCAGCGTCAATGCCAAGGATGAGGACCAGTACACAGCCTTACACTGGGCTGCACAGAACGGAGACGAGGCCATCACGCGTCTGCTGCTGGACCGTGGGGCGGCCATCAATGAGACCGATGGCCAGGGACGCACACCAGCTCATGTCGCCTGCCAGCACGGCCAGGAAAACGTTATCCGGGTGCTGCTGAGCCGTGGTGCTGATGTTCGAATCAAAGGCAAGGACAACTGGACGGCACTCCACTTGGCTGCCTGGCAAGGGCATCTGGGCATCGTGAAGCTGCTGATCAAGCAGGCCGGTGCTGACGTGGATGGCCAGACGACAGATGGCCGCACACCGCTGCATCTGGCATCCCAGAGGGGGCAGTACAGAGTGGCTCGGATCCTGATTGAACTAGGAGCGGATGTTCATATGACGTCTGCTGGGTTTAGCACACCCCTACACGTGGCAGCAGAGACAGGTCACACCAGCACCTCTCGCCTCCTGATCAAACACCATGCGGATATCCATGCCCAGAACACCCAAGGACTCACTCCTCTCCACCTAGCCTCCCAGCGAGGCCACCTGGCCACAGTCAAGATGTTGATAGAAGAGGGGGCAGACCCCTACAAATGCAACCAGGCCCTACGCACCCCTTGCCACCTAGCAGCAGAGAGCGGACACTGTGAAGTCCTTAAAGAGCTACTCCTTCACTGTCCAGACAGTGGCTCTCTGTCAGATGAACAGGGGCTCAGCCCGTTACACCTGGCAGTACAGGGTGGATACTCAAACATCATCACTATGCTGCTGCCACAGGACTGCCAGGACTTAGTTACTGAGAGCTCGGTGCAACCAGAATCTGAACAGCCTGCACCACCAGAGGCTAAACAGCTCCAGAGGAAAGTCGTCATTCTCAAACTGACGGAGCACAATGACAAAGACAGTCCGCAGTCTGCCAGCTCACAGTGCACTTCAGCACCATGCTAA